In Castanea sativa cultivar Marrone di Chiusa Pesio chromosome 6, ASM4071231v1, a single window of DNA contains:
- the LOC142640911 gene encoding uncharacterized protein LOC142640911 isoform X1 has protein sequence MIYDKRPVQSNLDRFLHCTTPVVQSQFLPKSEIRNLDRLWHPWERETVEYFTLGDLWNCYDEWSAYGAGVPVALNNNETLVQYYVPYLSAIQIYTSNSSVHGLREETESGDYEMRSFSDSCSDESESDKLWRSDGCSSEDGGSEQDNRCHSNDRWGLLYFEYFERSTPYGRVPLMDKINGLAQRYPGLMSLRSVDLSPASWMAVAWYPIYHIPMGRTIKDLSTCFLTYHTLSSSFQDMDLESSDRKRKEGEGISLPSFGLATYKMQGNLWISGNRGRDQERLVSLLSVADSWLKQLNLRVQHHDFNYFTGSRRG, from the exons ATGATTTATGATAAAAGGCCAGTGCAATCAAACCTTGATCGCTTCCTCCACTGCACAACCCCTGTGGTCCAATCTCAATTTCTTCCCAAG tCTGAGATTAGAAACCTTGATCGTCTATGGCATCCATGGGAGAGAGAAACAGTTGAATATTTCACCTTAGGTGATCTTTGGAATTGCTATGATGAATGGAGTGCATATGGGGCCGGAGTTCCAGTCGCCTTGAACAACAACGAGACCTTAGTTCAGTATTATGTGCCTTATCTCTCCGCAATCCAGATTTACACAAGCAATTCGTCTGTACACGGTTTGAG GGAAGAGACTGAGTCAGGGGACTATGAGATGCGGTCCTTTAGTGATTCATGCAGCGATGAGAGCGAGAGTGATAAGTTATGGAGATCGGATGGATGTTCATCAGAGGATGGAGGGTCTGAGCAAGACAATCGTTGTCACTCAAATGATAGATGGGGGCTCCTTTATTTTGAGTACTTTGAGAGATCAACTCCTTATGGAAGAGTTCCTCTAATGGATAAG ATAAACGGCTTAGCTCAAAGATACCCTGGCTTGATGTCATTGAGGAGTGTGGATCTTTCACCAGCAAGCTGGATGGCAGTTgcttg gtATCCAATATATCACATTCCCATGGGAAGAACCATAAAGGATTTGTCCACATGTTTCCTCACTTATCATACCCTTTCATCTTCATTCCAAG ATATGGACCTTGAGAGTTCTGATAGGAAGAGAAAGGAAGGGGAGGgcatctctcttccttcattTGGTTTGGCCACTTACAAGATGCAAGGAAACTTGTGGATCTCAGGCAATCGCGGTCGGGACCAGGAGAGATTGGTGTCGCTTTTGAGTGTGGCAGATTCATGGCTAAAGCAACTAAATTTAAGGGTCCAGCACCATGACTTCAACTACTTCACGGGGAGTCGGCGTGGCTAA
- the LOC142640911 gene encoding uncharacterized protein LOC142640911 isoform X2: MECIWGRSSSRLEQQRDLSSVLCALSLRNPDLHKQFVCTRFEIFREETESGDYEMRSFSDSCSDESESDKLWRSDGCSSEDGGSEQDNRCHSNDRWGLLYFEYFERSTPYGRVPLMDKINGLAQRYPGLMSLRSVDLSPASWMAVAWYPIYHIPMGRTIKDLSTCFLTYHTLSSSFQDMDLESSDRKRKEGEGISLPSFGLATYKMQGNLWISGNRGRDQERLVSLLSVADSWLKQLNLRVQHHDFNYFTGSRRG, from the exons ATGGAGTGCATATGGGGCCGGAGTTCCAGTCGCCTTGAACAACAACGAGACCTTAGTTCAGTATTATGTGCCTTATCTCTCCGCAATCCAGATTTACACAAGCAATTCGTCTGTACACGGTTTGAG ATTTTCAGGGAAGAGACTGAGTCAGGGGACTATGAGATGCGGTCCTTTAGTGATTCATGCAGCGATGAGAGCGAGAGTGATAAGTTATGGAGATCGGATGGATGTTCATCAGAGGATGGAGGGTCTGAGCAAGACAATCGTTGTCACTCAAATGATAGATGGGGGCTCCTTTATTTTGAGTACTTTGAGAGATCAACTCCTTATGGAAGAGTTCCTCTAATGGATAAG ATAAACGGCTTAGCTCAAAGATACCCTGGCTTGATGTCATTGAGGAGTGTGGATCTTTCACCAGCAAGCTGGATGGCAGTTgcttg gtATCCAATATATCACATTCCCATGGGAAGAACCATAAAGGATTTGTCCACATGTTTCCTCACTTATCATACCCTTTCATCTTCATTCCAAG ATATGGACCTTGAGAGTTCTGATAGGAAGAGAAAGGAAGGGGAGGgcatctctcttccttcattTGGTTTGGCCACTTACAAGATGCAAGGAAACTTGTGGATCTCAGGCAATCGCGGTCGGGACCAGGAGAGATTGGTGTCGCTTTTGAGTGTGGCAGATTCATGGCTAAAGCAACTAAATTTAAGGGTCCAGCACCATGACTTCAACTACTTCACGGGGAGTCGGCGTGGCTAA